The Elaeis guineensis isolate ETL-2024a chromosome 14, EG11, whole genome shotgun sequence genome has a segment encoding these proteins:
- the LOC105056990 gene encoding protein SOSEKI 5 isoform X3, with protein sequence MAVASRGRAELVKQWKDRETSPERTKVWTEPKSRSSPRKVPVVYYLSRNGQLEHPHFMEVSLSSSDGLYLKDVIDRLNFLRGKGMASMYSWSSKRSYKNGFVWHDLSEDDFIYPTHGHEYVLKGSELLLPADSSPTSQDTAASSSSNSEKPLAIPKSVHDDSDYSLVRRNKTPWSSLDLNEYKVYKTELTAETALKAADAATQTDEKRQRRRGVVVRDEVPRAAEENPTTELGRDEISPPPSSSSPETLETLIKADGRVVPVAPSDADRTVDSYPSGKLRASAVLMHLISCGSIPMKEHGFSSLVSHYRGRLPRGRSDMSARVEMDGLIENPSFPAIRMEDKEYFSGSLIETKKKESDGVAEFPGLKRSSSYNADRCRVLYTNLALLAHVTG encoded by the exons ATGGCGGTGGCGTCCAGGGGAAGAGCAGAGCTTGTGAAGCAATGGAAGGATCGCGAGACGAGTCCAGAGAGAACCAAGGTATGGACGGAGCCGAAGTCGAGGAGTTCTCCGAGGAAGGTGCCGGTGGTCTACTATCTCTCGAGGAACGGCCAGTTGGAGCACCCGCATTTCATGGAGGTCTCCCTCTCCTCCAGCGATGGCCTCTATCTCAAAG ATGTGATCGATCGTCTCAATTTTCTCCGAGGCAAGGGAATGGCCAGCATGTACTCTTGGTCTTCCAAACG GAGCTACAAGAACGGATTCGTATGGCACGATCTCTCCGAAGACGATTTCATCTATCCGACTCACGGCCACGAGTACGTCCTGAAGGGATCGGAGCTTCTCCTCCCGGCGGACTCCTCTCCGACATCTCAAGACACcgctgcctcctcctcctccaactccgagaagcctcTCGCGATCCCCAAATCCGTCCACGATGACTCCGACTACTCTCTCGTCAGGAGAAACAAGACGCCGTGGAGCTCTCTGGATCTCAACGAGTACAAGGTCTACAAGACTGAGCTCACCGCTGAGACTGCCCTCAAGGCCGCCGACGCGGCCACCCAGACTGACGAGAAGCGGCAGAGGCGGCGCGGTGTCGTCGTCCGGGACGAGGTCCCGCGGGCCGCGGAGGAGAACCCGACGACGGAGCTCGGGAGGGACGAGATCTCGCCGCCGCCGTCCTCATCCAGCCCGGAGACCCTCGAGACGCTGATCAAGGCCGACGGGCGGGTCGTCCCCGTGGCGCCCAGCGATGCGGACCGGACGGTGGATAGCTACCCGAGCGGGAAGCTCCGGGCCTCTGCGGTCTTGATGCACCTTATCTCCTGCGGCTCCATTCCGATGAAGGAGCACGGGTTCTCCTCCCTGGTATCGCACTACCGGGGAAGGCTGCCGCGTGGACGGTCCGACATGAGCGCGAGGGTTGAGATGGACGGCTTGATCGAAAACCCTAGTTTCCCCGCTATTCGGATGGAGGACAAGGAGTATTTTAGCGGCAGCTTGATCGAGACGAAAAAGAAGGAAAGCGACGGTGTCGCAGAATTTCCTGGCTTGAAGCGATCCTCTTCTTACAACGCCGATAG ATGCCGAGTTCTCTATACCAATTTAGCTCTGTTAGCACACGTGACAGGATAA
- the LOC105056990 gene encoding protein SOSEKI 5 isoform X1, which yields MAVASRGRAELVKQWKDRETSPERTKVWTEPKSRSSPRKVPVVYYLSRNGQLEHPHFMEVSLSSSDGLYLKDVIDRLNFLRGKGMASMYSWSSKRSYKNGFVWHDLSEDDFIYPTHGHEYVLKGSELLLPADSSPTSQDTAASSSSNSEKPLAIPKSVHDDSDYSLVRRNKTPWSSLDLNEYKVYKTELTAETALKAADAATQTDEKRQRRRGVVVRDEVPRAAEENPTTELGRDEISPPPSSSSPETLETLIKADGRVVPVAPSDADRTVDSYPSGKLRASAVLMHLISCGSIPMKEHGFSSLVSHYRGRLPRGRSDMSARVEMDGLIENPSFPAIRMEDKEYFSGSLIETKKKESDGVAEFPGLKRSSSYNADRGSSLLVERRAVRSQYMASKEAGDGVQRAIDQRIVGPTVLLSCSAVSHALSMSSKLELAEKEIEGVRAKCIPRKPRATARKETIPPISGSNHGSRRINDEPPPK from the exons ATGGCGGTGGCGTCCAGGGGAAGAGCAGAGCTTGTGAAGCAATGGAAGGATCGCGAGACGAGTCCAGAGAGAACCAAGGTATGGACGGAGCCGAAGTCGAGGAGTTCTCCGAGGAAGGTGCCGGTGGTCTACTATCTCTCGAGGAACGGCCAGTTGGAGCACCCGCATTTCATGGAGGTCTCCCTCTCCTCCAGCGATGGCCTCTATCTCAAAG ATGTGATCGATCGTCTCAATTTTCTCCGAGGCAAGGGAATGGCCAGCATGTACTCTTGGTCTTCCAAACG GAGCTACAAGAACGGATTCGTATGGCACGATCTCTCCGAAGACGATTTCATCTATCCGACTCACGGCCACGAGTACGTCCTGAAGGGATCGGAGCTTCTCCTCCCGGCGGACTCCTCTCCGACATCTCAAGACACcgctgcctcctcctcctccaactccgagaagcctcTCGCGATCCCCAAATCCGTCCACGATGACTCCGACTACTCTCTCGTCAGGAGAAACAAGACGCCGTGGAGCTCTCTGGATCTCAACGAGTACAAGGTCTACAAGACTGAGCTCACCGCTGAGACTGCCCTCAAGGCCGCCGACGCGGCCACCCAGACTGACGAGAAGCGGCAGAGGCGGCGCGGTGTCGTCGTCCGGGACGAGGTCCCGCGGGCCGCGGAGGAGAACCCGACGACGGAGCTCGGGAGGGACGAGATCTCGCCGCCGCCGTCCTCATCCAGCCCGGAGACCCTCGAGACGCTGATCAAGGCCGACGGGCGGGTCGTCCCCGTGGCGCCCAGCGATGCGGACCGGACGGTGGATAGCTACCCGAGCGGGAAGCTCCGGGCCTCTGCGGTCTTGATGCACCTTATCTCCTGCGGCTCCATTCCGATGAAGGAGCACGGGTTCTCCTCCCTGGTATCGCACTACCGGGGAAGGCTGCCGCGTGGACGGTCCGACATGAGCGCGAGGGTTGAGATGGACGGCTTGATCGAAAACCCTAGTTTCCCCGCTATTCGGATGGAGGACAAGGAGTATTTTAGCGGCAGCTTGATCGAGACGAAAAAGAAGGAAAGCGACGGTGTCGCAGAATTTCCTGGCTTGAAGCGATCCTCTTCTTACAACGCCGATAG AGGTTCCTCTCTGCTGGTGGAGCGGCGGGCTGTTCGTTCTCAGTACATGGCAAGCAAAGAAGCAGGCGACGGCGTCCAAAGAGCGATAGACCAACGTATTGTGGGACCTACCGTCCTGCTGAGTTGCTCTGCCGTCTCACATGCTCTCTCCAT GAGCTCGAAATTGGAGCTGGCCGAGAAGGAGATCGAGGGCGTCCGGGCCAAGTGCATCCCCAGGAAGCCCCGGGCGACGGCGAGGAAGGAAACCATCCCACCCATCTCGGGCAGTAACCACGGCAGCAGGAGGATCAACGACGAACCCCCTCCAAAATAG
- the LOC105056990 gene encoding protein SOSEKI 5 isoform X2 gives MAVASRGRAELVKQWKDRETSPERTKVWTEPKSRSSPRKVPVVYYLSRNGQLEHPHFMEVSLSSSDGLYLKDVIDRLNFLRGKGMASMYSWSSKRSYKNGFVWHDLSEDDFIYPTHGHEYVLKGSELLLPADSSPTSQDTAASSSSNSEKPLAIPKSVHDDSDYSLVRRNKTPWSSLDLNEYKVYKTELTAETALKAADAATQTDEKRQRRRGVVVRDEVPRAAEENPTTELGRDEISPPPSSSSPETLETLIKADGRVVPVAPSDADRTVDSYPSGKLRASAVLMHLISCGSIPMKEHGFSSLVSHYRGRLPRGRSDMSARVEMDGLIENPSFPAIRMEDKEYFSGSLIETKKKESDGVAEFPGLKRSSSYNADRSSKLELAEKEIEGVRAKCIPRKPRATARKETIPPISGSNHGSRRINDEPPPK, from the exons ATGGCGGTGGCGTCCAGGGGAAGAGCAGAGCTTGTGAAGCAATGGAAGGATCGCGAGACGAGTCCAGAGAGAACCAAGGTATGGACGGAGCCGAAGTCGAGGAGTTCTCCGAGGAAGGTGCCGGTGGTCTACTATCTCTCGAGGAACGGCCAGTTGGAGCACCCGCATTTCATGGAGGTCTCCCTCTCCTCCAGCGATGGCCTCTATCTCAAAG ATGTGATCGATCGTCTCAATTTTCTCCGAGGCAAGGGAATGGCCAGCATGTACTCTTGGTCTTCCAAACG GAGCTACAAGAACGGATTCGTATGGCACGATCTCTCCGAAGACGATTTCATCTATCCGACTCACGGCCACGAGTACGTCCTGAAGGGATCGGAGCTTCTCCTCCCGGCGGACTCCTCTCCGACATCTCAAGACACcgctgcctcctcctcctccaactccgagaagcctcTCGCGATCCCCAAATCCGTCCACGATGACTCCGACTACTCTCTCGTCAGGAGAAACAAGACGCCGTGGAGCTCTCTGGATCTCAACGAGTACAAGGTCTACAAGACTGAGCTCACCGCTGAGACTGCCCTCAAGGCCGCCGACGCGGCCACCCAGACTGACGAGAAGCGGCAGAGGCGGCGCGGTGTCGTCGTCCGGGACGAGGTCCCGCGGGCCGCGGAGGAGAACCCGACGACGGAGCTCGGGAGGGACGAGATCTCGCCGCCGCCGTCCTCATCCAGCCCGGAGACCCTCGAGACGCTGATCAAGGCCGACGGGCGGGTCGTCCCCGTGGCGCCCAGCGATGCGGACCGGACGGTGGATAGCTACCCGAGCGGGAAGCTCCGGGCCTCTGCGGTCTTGATGCACCTTATCTCCTGCGGCTCCATTCCGATGAAGGAGCACGGGTTCTCCTCCCTGGTATCGCACTACCGGGGAAGGCTGCCGCGTGGACGGTCCGACATGAGCGCGAGGGTTGAGATGGACGGCTTGATCGAAAACCCTAGTTTCCCCGCTATTCGGATGGAGGACAAGGAGTATTTTAGCGGCAGCTTGATCGAGACGAAAAAGAAGGAAAGCGACGGTGTCGCAGAATTTCCTGGCTTGAAGCGATCCTCTTCTTACAACGCCGATAG GAGCTCGAAATTGGAGCTGGCCGAGAAGGAGATCGAGGGCGTCCGGGCCAAGTGCATCCCCAGGAAGCCCCGGGCGACGGCGAGGAAGGAAACCATCCCACCCATCTCGGGCAGTAACCACGGCAGCAGGAGGATCAACGACGAACCCCCTCCAAAATAG